A window of the Butyricimonas faecalis genome harbors these coding sequences:
- a CDS encoding TonB-dependent receptor: MIYTKYILFSLLLVCPSVLSAQGITRRIHQIDEVTVWGKRPMKEIGVQKTKFDSLALKENIALSMADILTFNSSVFVKSYGRATLSTVAFRGTSPSHTQVTWNGMRINNPMLGMTDFSTIPSYFIDQASLLHGTSSVNETGGGLGGLVKLGTTPQVGEGFHAQYVQGIGSFRTFDEFARFTYGSDRWQVSTRAVYSSSPNDYKYTNHDKKINIYDEEKNIIGQYHPKERNRSGSFKDLHLLQEVYYNTLKGDRFGLNAWYINSNRELPMLTTDYGDETAFENRQREQTFRGVLSWDHIKEKWKVGVKGGYIHTWMAYDYRREVAPDNWASMTRSRSKINTFYGQAEAEYSPGRKWFFTSNVSVYQHLVRSEDKNIILQDGNKAVVGYDKGRVELSGSVSAKWQPVEPLGLSLVLREEMSGDKWAPLIPAFFIDGLISRKGNVMVKASVSRNYRFPTLNDLYFLPGGNPDLKNEHGFSYDAGVSFDVGKKGVYKLGGSASWFDSYIDDWIIWLPTTKGFFSPRNVKKVHAYGVEVKANLAVQPAKDWLIDLNGSYSWTPSINEGEKMSPADQSVGKQLPYVPEHSASLTGRLSWRTWAFLYKWAYYSERFTMSSNDYTLTGHLPRYFMSNISLEKMLSFKPLDVQLKLAVNNLFNEDYLSVLSRPMPGINFEFFIGITPKFGKSRK, encoded by the coding sequence ATGATTTATACGAAATACATACTTTTCTCGCTACTGCTCGTCTGTCCGTCCGTATTGTCCGCGCAGGGAATCACACGACGCATCCACCAGATAGACGAGGTCACGGTGTGGGGCAAACGCCCGATGAAAGAAATCGGCGTGCAGAAGACGAAGTTCGACTCGCTCGCACTGAAAGAGAACATTGCCTTATCGATGGCCGACATTCTGACGTTCAATTCGTCCGTGTTCGTCAAGAGTTACGGACGCGCCACGCTCTCCACCGTTGCTTTCCGCGGCACGTCGCCCAGCCACACGCAGGTGACGTGGAACGGCATGCGCATCAACAATCCCATGCTGGGTATGACCGACTTTTCCACCATACCGTCCTACTTCATAGATCAGGCCTCGCTGCTTCATGGCACGTCGTCGGTGAATGAAACGGGCGGCGGACTCGGCGGACTTGTCAAACTCGGTACTACGCCGCAGGTCGGCGAGGGCTTCCATGCCCAATACGTGCAGGGCATCGGGTCGTTCCGCACGTTCGACGAGTTCGCCCGCTTCACCTACGGCAGCGACCGATGGCAGGTCTCGACCCGCGCGGTCTATTCGTCGTCGCCCAACGATTACAAGTACACCAACCACGACAAGAAGATAAATATCTACGACGAGGAGAAGAACATCATCGGACAGTATCATCCCAAGGAACGCAACCGATCGGGTTCGTTCAAGGACCTGCACCTGTTGCAGGAGGTATATTACAACACCCTGAAAGGCGACCGTTTCGGGTTGAACGCATGGTATATCAACTCCAACCGGGAACTGCCGATGCTCACGACCGATTACGGCGATGAGACCGCCTTCGAGAACCGCCAGCGGGAGCAGACGTTTCGTGGTGTCCTGTCATGGGACCATATCAAAGAGAAATGGAAAGTCGGCGTGAAAGGCGGTTATATCCATACGTGGATGGCCTACGACTACCGTCGTGAGGTGGCGCCGGACAACTGGGCCTCCATGACCCGTTCGCGGAGCAAGATAAACACGTTCTACGGACAGGCGGAAGCGGAATACTCGCCCGGCAGGAAATGGTTCTTCACCTCGAACGTATCCGTGTACCAGCATCTCGTGCGCAGCGAAGACAAGAACATCATCCTTCAGGATGGCAACAAAGCCGTCGTCGGATATGACAAGGGGCGTGTCGAGCTCTCCGGTTCTGTATCGGCCAAATGGCAGCCTGTCGAGCCGTTGGGCTTGTCGCTGGTCTTGCGCGAGGAGATGTCGGGCGACAAATGGGCTCCGCTCATCCCGGCATTCTTCATCGACGGACTGATTTCGCGCAAAGGGAACGTGATGGTGAAAGCCTCCGTATCGCGCAACTATCGTTTTCCGACTTTGAACGACCTCTACTTTCTGCCGGGCGGCAACCCCGACCTTAAAAACGAACACGGCTTCAGCTATGACGCCGGAGTGAGTTTCGATGTCGGCAAAAAGGGGGTATATAAACTGGGCGGCAGCGCAAGCTGGTTCGACTCCTACATCGACGACTGGATCATCTGGCTGCCGACGACCAAGGGGTTCTTCTCGCCGCGCAACGTGAAGAAAGTCCATGCCTACGGTGTCGAAGTGAAGGCCAACCTTGCCGTGCAGCCGGCAAAGGACTGGCTGATAGACCTGAACGGTTCCTATTCGTGGACCCCCTCCATCAACGAGGGCGAAAAGATGTCGCCCGCCGACCAGTCGGTGGGAAAACAACTGCCTTACGTGCCGGAGCACTCCGCCTCGCTGACAGGACGGCTGTCATGGCGGACGTGGGCGTTCCTCTACAAGTGGGCTTACTACTCGGAACGTTTCACCATGTCGAGCAACGATTACACGCTGACAGGCCACCTGCCCCGGTATTTCATGAGCAATATCTCACTGGAGAAAATGCTGTCGTTCAAACCGCTGGATGTACAGTTGAAACTTGCCGTCAATAACCTGTTCAACGAGGACTATCTCTCGGTGCTGTCGCGTCCTATGCCCGGCATCAACTTCGAGTTCTTCATCGGCATC
- a CDS encoding transposase has translation MGRIRHLYHLIFVTKGRKMTIPTTGKGLMLERMTRIFTGKGCRVHAANAFLNHVHVLVEIPNSGDFSKIVNKVKGATGTVYQKTPEYADFSGWAAGFDSFSVSFSDLHRLRRHIEEQHTIHQEISFEEEYGQLLEENGFDPHQTSVPASSTVHFSANTHPKNGIK, from the coding sequence ATGGGCAGGATACGACACCTATACCATCTCATCTTCGTTACCAAAGGACGCAAGATGACGATTCCGACAACGGGAAAAGGATTGATGCTCGAGCGGATGACACGGATTTTTACAGGGAAAGGTTGCCGCGTACATGCCGCCAATGCCTTTCTCAACCACGTGCATGTACTTGTCGAGATTCCGAATTCCGGGGATTTCAGCAAGATCGTGAACAAGGTGAAAGGCGCCACGGGAACGGTATACCAGAAAACCCCAGAATATGCCGACTTCTCCGGTTGGGCTGCCGGATTCGACTCGTTCAGCGTGTCGTTCAGCGACCTTCACCGGCTCAGACGGCACATCGAGGAGCAGCATACAATCCATCAGGAGATCTCGTTCGAGGAAGAATACGGACAACTGCTTGAAGAGAATGGGTTCGACCCGCATCAAACGTCCGTGCCGGCATCCTCCACGGTACATTTTTCCGCGAATACCCACCCTAAAAACGGAATCAAATGA